The following proteins are encoded in a genomic region of Arvicanthis niloticus isolate mArvNil1 chromosome 21, mArvNil1.pat.X, whole genome shotgun sequence:
- the LOC117725092 gene encoding uncharacterized protein LOC117725092 isoform X2 encodes MDAMTYDDVHVNFTREEWALLDPSQKSLYKDVMLETYRNLTAIGYNWEDHTIEEHCQSSRRHGRHERSHTGEKISEYTPCCKSFAYQSHPQRNERIHTGEKPYKCNQCCEVFARYSHLRIHKRTHTGEKPYECNQCGKAFVCHSHLQIHKRTHTGEKPYECNQCGKAFVCHNHLRIHKRTHTGEKPYECNQCGKAFSYYNSLQVHNRTHTGEKPYECNQCAKAFVCYSHLQIHKRTHTGEKPYKCDQCDKAFSYHNSLQIHKRTHTGEKPYECDQCGKAFARHSHLQIHKRTHTGEKPYECNHCGKAFARHSSFQVHKRTHTGEKPYECNQCGKGFARQSHLQRHEKIHTGEKSHECI; translated from the exons gatgcaatgacctatgatgatgtgcatgtgaacttcactcgAGAAGAATgggctttgctggatccttcACAGAAgagtctctacaaagatgtgatgctggagacctacaggaacctcactgctatag GCTACAATTGGGAAGACCATACTATTGAAGAACATTGTCAAAGTTCTAGAAGACATGGAAG gcatgaaagaagtcatactggagagaaaatCTCTGAATATACTCCATGTTGTAAATCCTTTGCATATCAAAGTCACCCTCAAAGgaatgaaagaattcatactggagagaaaccttataaatgtaatcaatgttgtGAAGTCTTTGCACGTTACAGTCATCTccgaatacataaaagaacacatactggagagaaaccctatgaatgcaatcaatgtggtaaagcatttgtatgtcacagtcatctccaaatacataaaagaacacatactggagagaaaccctatgaatgtaaccaatgtggtaaagcctttgtatGTCACAATCATCTTCGAATACATAAAAGAAcgcatactggagagaagccttatgaatgtaaccaatgtggtaaagccttttcatattaCAATAGTCTCCAAGTACATAacagaacacatactggagagaaaccttatgaatgtaaccagtgtgctaaagcctttgtatgttacagtcatctccaaatacataaaagaacacataccggagagaaaccttataaatgtgatcaatgtgataaagccttctCATATCATAATAgtctccaaattcataaaaggacacatactggagagaaaccctatgaatgtgatcagtgtggtaaagcctttgcacgtcacagtcatctccaaattcataaaagaacacatactggagagaaaccctatgaatgtaaccattGTGGCAAAGCCTTTGCACGTCACAGTAGTTTCCAAGTACATAAAAggacacacactggagagaaaccctacgaatgtaaccaatgtggtaaaggctttgcacgtcaaagtcatcttcaaaggcatgaaaaaattcatactggagagaaatctcATGAATGTATTTAA
- the LOC117725092 gene encoding zinc finger protein 120-like isoform X3, producing MDAMTYDDVHVNFTREEWALLDPSQKSLYKDVMLETYRNLTAIGYNWEDHTIEEHCQSSRRHGRHERSHTGEKISEYTPCCKSFAYQSHPQRNERIHTGEKPYK from the exons gatgcaatgacctatgatgatgtgcatgtgaacttcactcgAGAAGAATgggctttgctggatccttcACAGAAgagtctctacaaagatgtgatgctggagacctacaggaacctcactgctatag GCTACAATTGGGAAGACCATACTATTGAAGAACATTGTCAAAGTTCTAGAAGACATGGAAG gcatgaaagaagtcatactggagagaaaatCTCTGAATATACTCCATGTTGTAAATCCTTTGCATATCAAAGTCACCCTCAAAGgaatgaaagaattcatactggagagaaaccttataaat GA